CGTATCACCGCAGAACAACGCGCCGCCGAACAGGTAAGCCACGTGGCCCGTGGTGTGGCCGGGTATGAAGAGGACCTTGCCTTCCAGCTCACCGATCCTGACGGAGTCGCCTTCCCGAAGGCCGCGGGTGAGGCCGGGTATGCGCCCGCGGTCGCTTTCGTGGGCGTAAACCTCCAGGCCGTTCCCGTTCAGGAGCCCTTCGTTGCCGCCGGTATGATCGCGATGGTGGTGGGTGTTGAGGATCGCCACCAGCCGGGTCTGCTCCCGCTCCGCGCGCTCGAGCACCGGCTCCGCTTCCGATGGATCGACGACGGCGGCCTGGTTGGTCTTCGGGCAGATGATCAGATAACCGTAGTTGTCCCGCAGGAGAGGAATCTGTACGATCTTCATCGAAGTGGGCTCGCCTGGCCGTGCATTCAGGTTGAAGTTAATAAATTTCGCCTCGTTCTTCAACAAAAATTCCCGCGGGTTCCCCCGTCGGGAGCCCTCGGGCCGACTCTTGCCGGAAT
This window of the Candidatus Zixiibacteriota bacterium genome carries:
- the gloB gene encoding hydroxyacylglutathione hydrolase, whose translation is MKIVQIPLLRDNYGYLIICPKTNQAAVVDPSEAEPVLERAEREQTRLVAILNTHHHRDHTGGNEGLLNGNGLEVYAHESDRGRIPGLTRGLREGDSVRIGELEGKVLFIPGHTTGHVAYLFGGALFCGDTLFVAGCGRLFEGTPEQMQASLSKLAALPDDTKVYCGHEYTETNLRFALTLEPRNYKLAAKYERVQGLRSRGAPTVPSTIGEEKETNPFLRWDSKELKETLRRDHPGLAMNPVSVFAQVRKLKDQF